The genomic stretch GCACCCTGACCCTCTCCAAGAGTCTGCGCGACCGGCACGAGCACGAACGGCTCGTGAACCGCGTCAAGAGTGCCCGGACCGAGCAGGTGCTCAGCAAGTTCGACACCTGACGGACTGATCCGGGATTCAAGTGATTCCACGTCATCCGGAGGCGCCCGGTGGCCCCCTCACCCTTCCGCCCTGTCGCTCCTCAGCTGCGCAGCTCTTCGAGTCCTTCCCTCACTGCTCCGCAGCTCTGTGAGTTCCGCAGCGGGAGAGAGGACAGCGGAACGCGACCACGGTCGAGGCGAGTCACTTGAATTCCGTATGACCGGACCTCCGGCCCGTGAAGCCGCACTTGAGCGCGCCGGTATGCCGGACTCATGAGCGGCTGATCTGCTGGGAGTATGCCCTCAATCCGACTGGCCTTCCCGGCGGCGCTGGCCGCCACGACCCTCGCCCTGCTGGGCACTGGCTGCGCGCAGAGCAGCACTGGCGTGGCGCAGAGCCTCAAGGTGCCCGCCGGATTTCAGGTGAACCTGTACGCAGACGGATTCAAAAAGCCGCGTTTCATGGTGGTGGCCAGCAACGGAGACGTCCTGCTGAGCGACACCGGCGCCGGGACCGTGTACGTCCTGCCGGACCGCAACCGCGACGGGAAGGCCGACGGGAAGCAGGTATTCGCCAGCGGGTTGAACCAGCCGCACGGCCTCGCCCTGCGGGACGGATACCTGTACGTGGCGAACACGGACGGCGTGGTGCGCTTCCCCTATAAGGCCGGGGATTTGAAGGCCAGCGCCGCGCCCACGAAACTGGTGGACCTGCCGGGTGGCGGCGGGCACTCCACCCGCACGGTGGAGTTCGGCCCGGACGGGCGGATGTACGTGTCGGTGGGCAGCACCTGCAACGTCTGCGAGGAGAGTGACCCGAAACGCGCCGCGATCTGGGTGTACGACGCCGACGGGAAGAACGGCAGGCCCTACGCGACCGGCCTGCGCAACGCGGTGGGGCTGGAGTGGTTCGGCGGGCAGCTGTACGCCACGAACAACGGCCGCGACCAGCTGGGCGACGACCTCCCGCCCGAGGGGTTCTACAGGGTCAAGCAGGGTGGGTTCTACGGCTGGCCGTACTGCTACACCACCCAGCCCGGACAGGCGCAGGTGTGGGACAAGGACTTCGGGCGCAAGTCGGCCGACACCTGCAAGGCCGCCACGCCCGCCTTCGCGCTGACCACCGCGCACGCCGCGCCGCTGGGCCTGGCGTTCTACACCGGGAAGACCTTCCCCGCCGCGTACCGTGGGCAGATGTTCGTGGCGCTGCACGGCAGCTGGAACCGCAGCGAGAAGAGCGGCTACAAGGTGATCACCATCGATCCGCAGACCGGGCGGGTCACAGACTTCCTGACCGGCTTCCTGCGCGGGCAGAACGTGGTGGGCCGCCCGGTGGACCTGGCGGTCGCGGCGGACGGCTCGCTGCTGCTGACCGACGATGGCGAGGGCCGCATCTGGCGCATCCAGGCCCGCTGATCCGGGTGGGTGGCTGGAGGCCGCTGGGCTGTCCAGCCGACCCGCCGCTCTGTGCTGGTCTGCGGATTCAGGATCAGGCGGGGCGCGGTACACTGGAGGGCGTGTTTGTTCATGCCGTGAAGGTCATTCCGTCCCGCCCGCACGGCTGGACGCCTGAAACGGGCGTCCCGGTGCACGCATGAAACTCAGCCGCCTGCCGCCCGGCTTCGCGCTGGACACGGCCGCGCAGGGCCTCGCGCTGCGTGAGGAGGCCGTCACCGACGTGCGCCGCGAGTGGACGGACGACGGCTGGCATGCCGAGGCGACCGTCACCGACGCGGGCGTGCCCTACCACGCGACGGTGGACCTGCTGCCGCCGCCCGACCCGCAGCTGCGTGGCAGTTCCTGTACCTGCGGGCGCTACCGCTGCCGCCATGTGGCTGCGCTCGTGCTGGCGACCGACCCGCCCGCCGGGCCCCGCCCCGCGCCCCGCGACGCGGCTGAGGGCGGCAAACCCGCCCCCGCAGAGGAACCGCTGGATGCCCGCACGCAGCAGTGGCTGGCGGCCTTCACGGACACCCGCAGCCCCAGCCGGGGCCGTCAGTTCGAACTGCGCTACGTGCTGCGCTTCCTGCCGCCCGGCTCGTCCGCCGGGGGGCGGCGCGTGGCGCTGCAACTCCTGCGCGTGCCCCTGCGTGGCGAGCAGCCGGACGTGAAGGGCGCTGAACGCTACCCGATGCCCCGCAACCTCAGCAGCGCGCCTGCGTTCGTGCGCCGCGACTCGAACCTCCTGCGGCTGCTGGAGATGGCCACCACCGCCACGCACGAGCCCGGCCGCTGGCAGGAGGAACTGCACGCCCTGACGGACCACCCGGCCGCGGACCTGCTGCTGGAGCACCTGCTGGGCAGCGGCCGCTTATGCTGGGAGCGGCCCGAGCAGCCCCTCACGCGCGGCCCGGACCTGAGCGGGCAGCTGGCGTGGCTGAGTGACCCGCGCGGCGCGCAGACGCCCGCCGTGCACCTCCCGGACGCGCCGGACGCGCAGCTGCTGCCGGTCGCGCCCCCGTGGGCGGTGCGGCCCGGCGCGCTGAGCCTCTCGCGCGTGCAGACCGACGCCCCGGCGGAAGTGACTGCCCGCTTCCTGTCAGGCCCGGTGCTGCCGCCCGCGCAGGCGGTGGCGCTGGCCCACGCGATCACCGCTTCGGGTCTGAACCTCCCCATCCCGCAGACCGTGCAGGTGCGCGAGGAACGCCTGCCGTACACCCCGCAGCTGCACCTGCTGGCCCGCGAGGCCACCCACCACGCCTTCAGCGGTGCCCGGCACGCCGTGACGCTGCCCCTGGCGGAACTCCGGCACGCCTACGCGGGCCTGACCGTGCCCGACGACCACGCGGGCACCGGCCCCGCCGTGTTCCGGGGCGGCGTCCTGACCCGCGTCACCCGAGACCCGGAAGCGGAACGCGAGGCGGCACACACCGTCGCCCTGAGCGGTTTCATGCTCCTCGACGACGCCTACGGCCACGAGTACACCGTCCCCGGCGGCGAGCACCTCCTCACCCTCGGGGACGACGACGCCTGGATGGAGTTCATGCGCGCGGGCCGCGCCGACCTGGAAGCGCAGGGCTTCACCATCCACATCCACCCGGACTTCCCGCTGAACTTCGCGGAGATCACCGACTGGTACGGCGAGACCGACGACTCCCACGGCGGCTGGTTCACCCTCGACCTCGGTATCGTCGTGGACGGTCAGCGCCTCAGCCTGATTCCCATCCTGGCCGACCTGATCGCCCGCCAGCCGCAGCTGTTCACCCCCGAAGCCCTGGCGGAACTCAAGGACGACGAGGTCCTGCACGCCTCCCTCGGCGACGGCCGTCGCGTCGCCCTGCCTGCCGGACGCGTCCGCGCCATCCTGGGCGTCCTCGTGGAACTCAACCTCCGCGACCTGCCCCCCGGACCCCTGCGCCTCCCACTCCTCGACGCCGCCCGCGTCGCCCAGCTGGAAGAAGCCGTACAGGCCCGCTGGCTCGGCGCCGAACGCCTCCTCGACCTGGGCCGCCGCCTGCGCGACTTCCGGGGC from Deinococcus soli (ex Cha et al. 2016) encodes the following:
- a CDS encoding PQQ-dependent sugar dehydrogenase; protein product: MPSIRLAFPAALAATTLALLGTGCAQSSTGVAQSLKVPAGFQVNLYADGFKKPRFMVVASNGDVLLSDTGAGTVYVLPDRNRDGKADGKQVFASGLNQPHGLALRDGYLYVANTDGVVRFPYKAGDLKASAAPTKLVDLPGGGGHSTRTVEFGPDGRMYVSVGSTCNVCEESDPKRAAIWVYDADGKNGRPYATGLRNAVGLEWFGGQLYATNNGRDQLGDDLPPEGFYRVKQGGFYGWPYCYTTQPGQAQVWDKDFGRKSADTCKAATPAFALTTAHAAPLGLAFYTGKTFPAAYRGQMFVALHGSWNRSEKSGYKVITIDPQTGRVTDFLTGFLRGQNVVGRPVDLAVAADGSLLLTDDGEGRIWRIQAR